A region from the Manihot esculenta cultivar AM560-2 chromosome 13, M.esculenta_v8, whole genome shotgun sequence genome encodes:
- the LOC110629126 gene encoding probable esterase D14L has protein sequence MGIVEKAHNVKVLGSGEQVVVLSHGFGTDQSVWKYLVPYLIEDYRVILYDNMGAGSTNPDYYDFERYSTIDGFVYDLLAILEELQVKSCVFVGHSVLSMVGAIASITRPDLFSKLVLICATPRLLNDKDYIGGFDQEDIDQMLEGIHSNYKAWCSGFAPTVIGDDMESAPVQEFSRTLFNMRPDIALSLAQVKFQCDIRHILHMVKVPCHILQSATDNVLPVQVAEYLHQHLGGPSIVEIMPTGGHLPHLSSPNIIIPVLLRHIRLDITK, from the exons ATGGGAATTGTTGAGAAAGCACACAATGTCAAGGTTTTGGGGTCAGGAGAGCAAGTTGTAGTCCTATCTCATGGCTTTGGCACTGATCAATCTGTGTGGAAGTACCTGGTGCCATACCTGATTGAAGACTATCGTGTTATTTTGTACGATAATATGGGTGCTGGTTCCACTAATCCAGACTATTATGACTTCGAAAGATACTCGACCATTGATGGGTTTGTTTATGATTTGCTTGCTATATTAGAGGAATTACAGGTGAAGTCTTGTGTTTTTGTTGGTCACTCAGTTTTGAGTATGGTTGGTGCCATTGCCTCGATTACTCGCCCTGATCTCTTCTCTAAACTCGTCTTGATCTGTGCCACTCCAAG GCTATTGAATGATAAAGACTACATTGGAGGATTCGACCAAGAAGACATTGACCAAATGTTAGAAGGAATCCATTCCAATTACAAAGCGTGGTGCTCAGGTTTCGCACCGACTGTAATAGGTGACGACATGGAGTCGGCGCCTGTGCAAGAATTCTCCCGAACCCTATTCAATATGCGACCTGATATAGCCTTAAGTTTAGCCCAGGTGAAATTCCAGTGTGACATTAGACATATTTTACATATGGTGAAAGTCCCATGCCACATACTGCAGAGCGCTACGGACAATGTGTTGCCAGTGCAGGTGGCTGAATATCTGCATCAACATCTTGGAGGGCCATCCATTGTCGAGATTATGCCTACGGGTGGTCATTTGCCGCATCTAAGCTCTCCAAATATCATCATCCCAGTTCTTCTCAGGCACATTCGCCTTGATATAACCAAATGA